DNA from Pseudomonas putida:
CTTGAAGGTGGCGTAAACCACGTTCACTGGGTTGGTCGAACCGTAGCACTTGGCCAGAACGTTCTGGACACCAGCAACTTCCAGGACAGCACGCATTGCGCCGCCGGCGATGATACCGGTACCTTCCGAGGCAGGCTGCATGTATACCTTCGAGGCGCCGTGGGCAGCCTTGGTGGCGTACTGCAGGGTGGTGCCCTTCAGATCTACCTGAATCATGTTGCGACGGGCAGCTTCCATGGCTTTCTGAATCGCGGCTGGTACTTCGCGCGACTTGCCACGGCCGAAGCCGACACGGCCCTTGCCATCACCTACCACGGTCAGCGCGGTGAAGGTGAAGATACGGCCGCCTTTGACGGTTTTTGCAACGCGGTTAACTTGAACCAGCTTCTCGATGTAGCCTTCGTCGCGCTTTTGGTCGTTATTTGCCATAACTTAGAACTCCAGCCCGCCTTCACGAGCAGCATCAGCCAGCGCCTTGACGCGGCCGTGGTACTTGAAGCCAGAACGGTCGAAAGCAACTTGAGAAACGCCGGCGGCTTTCGCGCGCTCAGCTACCAGCTTGCCAACCTTAGTGGCCGCGTCGATGTTGCCGGTGGCGCCATCACGCAGTTCTTTGTCCAAGGTAGAGGCGCTTGCCAGAACCTTGCTGCCGTCGGCCGAAATGACCTGGGCGTAGATGTGCTGCGAGGAGCGGAACACGCAGAGACGCACGGCTTCGAGCTCGTGCATTTTCAGGCGTGCTTTGCGAGCGCGACGCAGTCGAGTAACTTTTTTGTCGGTCATTTGCTAGGCCCTACTTCTTCTTGGCTTCTTTACGACGGACTACTTCGTCCGCGTAACGCACACCCTTGCCTTTGTAAGGCTCTGGCGGACGGAAGTCGCGGATTTCAGCGGCCACCTGACCAACCAGCTGCTTGTCGATACCCTTGATCAGGATGTCGGTCTGGCTGGGAGTTTCAGCGGTGATGCCGGCTGGCAGTTCGTAGTCCACTGGGTGCGAGAAGCCCAGAGCCAGGTTCAGGACGGTGCCTTTGGCCTGTGCTTTGTAACCAACACCGATCAGCTGGAGCTTGCGCTCGAAGCCTTGGCTTACGCCCTGAACCATGTTGTTGACCAGAGCACGGGTGGTACCGGCCATGGCGCGGGCTTGCTGGTCACCGTTGCGAGCGGCGAAACGCAGCTCACCAGACTCTTCGGTAACTTCAACAGACGAGTGAACGTTCAGTTCGAGAGTGCCTTTGGCACCCTTAACCGAAAGCTGTTGGCCGGCGAATTTGACTTCGACGCCAGCTGGCAGCTTAACGGGGTTCTTAGCGACGCGAGACATGCCTATCTCCCCTTAGAACACTGTGCACAGAACTTCGCCGCCGACACCGGCAGCGCGCGCAGCGCGATCAGTCATCACACCTTTGTTGGTGGAGACGATAGACACGCCCAGGCCGCCACGTACTTTCGGCAGCTCTGCGACGGACTTGTACTGGCGCAGGCCTGGACGGCTGGAGCGCTTCAGTTCCTCGATGACCGGACGGCCTTCGAAGTACTTCAGTTCGATCGACAGGGAAGGCTTGGCCTCACCAGTTACCTGGTAGCCAGCGATGTAACCTTCGTCCTTCAGAACTTTGGCAACCGCGACCTTCAGGGTGGAGGAAGGCATGCTTACGACGGACTTTTCAGCCATCTGGGCATTACGGATGCGAGTTAGCATGTCCGCTAACGGGTCCTGCATACTCATGGGCTAGATGCTCCTGATACAAGAATTATTAGCCTTGCGGCTATCACAACCACCCGAGCGGGCAGGGTAAAAAACCCAGGCTCAGGTGAGCCGGTCATTCTAGACACAAGGCAGAAACGAAACAAGCCCCATGAAGGGGCTTGTTTGTTGGCGAGCTTACCGACGGTCGGAAGATCACTCCCCTTCCGCCGGCTCTACACCTGCAGCGATTACCAGGAGGCCTTGACCAGACCTGGAACATCACCACGCATTGCAGCTTGACGCAGCATGTTACGGCCCAGGCCGAACTTACGGTATACACCGTGAGGACGACCGGTCAGGCGGCAACGGTTACGCAGGCGCGAGGCGCTGGCGTCACGTGGCTGCTTCTGCAGAGCGACTACGGCAGCGAAACGCTCTTCAGGAGAGGCGTTCAGGTTGACGATGGTCGCTTTCAGCTCAGCACGCTTCTTAGCGTACTTAGCTACCGTGAGCTGACGCTTCAGCTCGCGGTTCTTCATGCTCTTCTTGGCCATTTTCCTACTCCAATCAGTTGCGGAACGGGAATTTGAAAGCACGCAGCAGGGCGCGACCTTCGTCATCCGTACGAGCAGTGGTGGTCAGGGTGATGTCCAGACCGCGCAGAGCATCGATCTTGTCGTAGTCGATTTCCGGGAAGATGATCTGCTCTTTCACACCCATGCTGTAGTTGCCACGGCCATCGAAGGACTTGGCATTCAGGCCGCGGAAGTCGCGAACCCGAGGCAGGGAGATCGCCAGCAGGCGGTCCAGGAATTCGTACATACGATCACGGCGCAGGGTTACCTTGACGCCAATCGGCCAACCTTCACGAACCTTGAAACCCGCAATCGACTTGCGAGCGAAAGTCACAACGGCTTTTTGGCCGGTGATCTTTTCCAGGTCGGCAACGGCGTTTTCGATGACTTTCTTGTCACCGACCGCTTCGCCCAGACCCATGTTCAGGGTGATCTTGGTTACGCGAGGAACTTCCATCACGTTCGCCAGCTTAAGTTCTTCCTTAAGCTTGGGAGCGATTTCGTTCCGGTAAATCTCTTTCAGTCGTGCCATTGTCTTCTACCTAGCAGTGTTCAAGCATCAACCGCTTTCTGGGTCGACTTGAAGACACGAATTTTCTTGCCGTCTTCAACCTTGAAGCCAACGCGGTCAGCCTTGTTGGTTTCACCATTGAAAATGGCAACGTTGGAAGCGTGCAGAGGCGCTTCTTTTTCGACGATACCGCCCTGGACGCCCGCCATCGGGTTAGGCTTGGTATGACGCTTGACCAGGTTGACACCACCAACAACCAGACGGTTGTCAGCGAGAACCTTCAGCACCTTACCGCGCTTACCTTTGTCCTTGCCGGCGATCACGATGATCTCGTCGTCACGACGAATCTTTTGCATGTCGGATCTCCTTAGAGCACTTCAGGGGCGAGCGAGACGATCTTCATGAACTTCTCGGTACGAAGTTCACGGGTCACTGGCCCGAAGATGCGAGTGCCGATCGGCTCTTGCTTGGTGTTCAGCAGAACAGCAGCGTTGCCGTCGAAACGAATGATGGAACCGTCAGCGCGACGTACACCATGACGGGTACGAACGACAACGGCAGTCATCACCTGGCCTTTTTTGACCTTACCGCGCGGAATTGCTTCCTTGACGGTAACTTTGATGATGTCACCGATACCGGCGTAACGGCGGTGGGAACCGCCGAGCACCTTGATGCACATGACGCGACGAGCGCCGCTGTTATCGGCCACATCGAGCATGGATTGAGTCTGAATCATAAAATTTCTCCGACCCTTCGCCCTTAGACTTCAACAGCGCGTTCGATGACTTCAACCAGTGCCCAGGACTTGGTCTTGGCCAGCGGACGAGTTTCGCGGATGGAAACCTTGTCGCCGATCTTGCACTGATTGGTCTCGTCGTGCGCGTGCAGCTTAGTCGAACGCTTAACGTATTTACCGTAGATCGGGTGCTTGACGCGACGCTCGATCAGAACGGTGATGGTCTTGTCCATTTTGTCGCTGACGACACGGCCAGTCAGCGTACGGACGGTTTTTTCAGCTTCAGCCATGATCACTTACCTGCCTGCTGGTTGAGCACAGTTTTCACGCGAGCGATGTCACGCTTAACTTGCGAGAGCAGGTGCGACTGCCCCAACTGGCCAGTTGCCTTCTGCATACGCAGATTGAACTGGTCGCGCAGCAAGCCGAGCAGTTGCTCATTCAGCTGCTGTGCCGATTTTTCACGAAGTTCATTCGCTTTCATCACATCACCGTCCGCTTAACAAAGGAGGTGGCGAGTGGCAGCTTTGCAGCAGCCAGGGCGAAGGCCTCGCGCGCCAGCTCTTCAGAAACACCCTCGATCTCGTACAGGACTTTGCCTGGCTGAATCTGGGCAACCCAGTATTCCACGGAACCCTTACCTTTACCCATACGAACCTCGAGAGGCTTCTTGGTAACCGGCTTGTCCGGGAAGACACGGATCCAGATCTTGCCGCCACGCTTTACGTGACGGGTCAGGGCACGACGTGCCGACTCGATCTGACGGGCGGTGAGACGACCGCGAGCAACAGCCTTCAGGGCGAATTCGCCGAAGCTGACCTTGCTACCGCGCAGTGCCAGACCACGGTTGTGGCCGGTCATCTGCTTACGGAATTTTGTACGCTTTGGTTGCAACATTTGGCGTACCCCTTACTTAGCAGCTTTTTTACGAGGCGCTGGTGCTTGAGGCTTCAGCTCTTCCTGGCGACCACCAATAACTTCGCCTTTGAAGATCCAAACCTTCACACCGATCACACCGTAGGTGGTGTGAGCTTCGTAGGTGTTGTAGTCGATATCGGCACGCAGGGTGTGCAGAGGCACACGACCTTCGCGATACCACTCAGTACGAGCGATCTCGGCGCCGCCGAGACGACCGCTAACCTGGATCTTGATGCCCTTGGCACCAATACGCATGGCGTTCTGAACGGCGCGCTTCATGGCGCGACGGAACATTACGCGGCGCTCCAGCTGCTGAGCTACGCTCTGGGCAACCAGCATTGCGTCGAGTTCCGGCTTGCGGATCTCTTCGATGTTGATGTGCACAGGCACACCCATCTGCTTGGTCAGGTCCTGACGCAGCTTCTCAACGTCCTCACCCTTCTTACCGATAACGATACCGGGACGAGCGGTGTGGATGGTGATGCGTGCAGTTTGAGCCGGACGATGAATATCGATACGGCTTACGGACGCGCTTTTTAGTTTGTCCTGGAGGTACTCACGCGTTTTCAGATCCTTCAACAGGTAATCTGCGTAAGTAGCGCCGTCTGCATACCAGACGGAGGTGTGCTCCTTGACGATTCCCAGGCGAATGCCAGTGGGATGTACTTTCTGACCCATCTGATCGACTCCGTTACTTGTCCGCAACCTTGACAGTGATATGGCAAGACCGCTTGACGATGCGATCAGCGCGGCCTTTGGCACGCGGCATGATGCGCTTCAGCGAACGCCCTTCGTTGACGAAGACGGTGGAGACCTTCAGGTCATCAACGTCTGCGCCTTCGTTGTGTTCGGCGTTGGCAACGGCCGACTCGAGGACTTTCTTCATGATTTCAGCGGCTTTTTTGCTGCTGAAGGCCAACAGGTTGAGCGCTTCGCCCACCTTCTTCCCGCGGATCTGGTCGGCGACCAAGCGGGCTTTCTGGGCGGAGATTCGAGCGCCCGACAACTTAGCGGCTACTTCCATTTCCTTACCCCTTAACGCTTGGCTTTCTTGTCAGCCACGTGCCCGCGATAGGTGCGGGTACCGGCGAACTCGCCCAGTTTGTGGCCGACCATGTCTTCGTTCACGAGAACTGGAACATGCTGACGACCGTTGTGTACCGCGATGGTCAGACCGACCATTTGTGGCAGGATCATCGAACGGCGCGACCAGGTTTTAACTGGCTTGCGATCGTTCTTCTCCACCGCCACTTCGATCTTCTTCAGAAGGTGAAGATCGATAAAAGGACCTTTTTTCAGAGAACGTGGCACTGTCGTATCCCTCTAGTTACTTGCGACGACGGACGATCATATTGTCGGTACGCTTATTACCACGGGTCTTCGCACCCTTGGTCGGGAAGCCCCATGGCGATACCGGATGACGACCACCGGAGGTACGACCTTCACCACCACCATGTGGGTGGTCAACCGGGTTCATGGCAACACCACGAACGGTTGGGCGAACGCCGCGCCAGCGTTTGGCACCAGCTTTACCCAGCGAACGCAGGCTGTGCTCGGAGTTCGAGACTTCGCCCAGGGTCGCACGGCACTCAGCCAGTACTTTACGCATTTCACCAGAGCGCAGACGCAGGGTCACGTAAGCGCCTTCGCGAGCGATCAGCTGAGCCGAAGCACCAGCGGAACGAGCGATCTGAGCACCTTTGCCCGGCTTCAATTCGATGCCGTGAATGGTGCTACCTACTGGGATGTTGCGCAGTTGCAGGGAGTTACCGGCCTTGATTGGGGCCAGAGCGCCTGCGATCAGCTGGTCGCCAGCAGCAACGCCTTTAGGGGCGATGATGTAGCGACGCTCGCCGTCTGCGTAGCACAGCAGGGCGATGTGAGCAGTACGGTTCGGGTCGTATTCAATACGCTCGACAGTGGCAGGGATGCCATCTTTGTCGTTGCGACGGAAGTCAACCAGACGGTAATGCTGCTTATGACCACCACCAACGTGACGAGTGGTAATGCGGCCATTGTTGTTACGACCACCAGACTTCGATTTCTTCTCGATCAGCGGTGCGTGAGGAGCGCCTTTGTGCAGCTCCTTGTTGACCACCTTGACCACGAAACGGCGGCCAGGGGAAGTCGGTTTGCATTTAACGATTGCCATGATGCACCCCTTCCTTACTCAGCACTGCTGCTGAAATCGAGATCTTGGCCTGGCTGAAGGGAGACGATCGCCTTCTTCCAGTCATTACGCTTGCCCAGACCACGTGCGGTACGCTTGGTTTTACCCAGAACGTTAACGGTCGACACGTTTTCAACTTTTACGTTGAACAGGCCTTCGACAGCTTTCTTGATTTCCAGCTTGGTTGCATCAGTAGCAACCTTGAATACGAACTGGCCTTTTTTCTCAGCCAGAACGGTAGCCTTCTCGGAAACGTGCGGGCCAAGGAGGACTTTAAATACGCGTTCCTGGTTCATCCCAGCAGCTCCTCGAATTTCTTCACGGCCGAGACAGTGATCAACACTTTCTCGTATGCGATCAGACTGACCGGATCGGAACCCTGAACGTCACGTACGTCGACGTGCGGCAGGTTACGAGCAGCCAGGTACAGGTTCTGATCAACGGCGTCGGAAACGATCAGTACGTCGTTCAGACCCATGCCGTTCAGCTTGTTCAGCAGGTCTTTGGTCTTCGGGGCTTCAACAGCGAAGTCCTGAACTACGACCAGACGCTCGCTACGTACCAGCTCGGAGAGGATGGAGCGCAGAGCTGCGCGGTACATCTTCTTGTTGAGCTTCTGCGAGTGGTCCTGTGGACGAGCTGCGAAGGTGACACCACCGCCGCGCCAGATCGGGCCGCGAGTGGTACCGGCACGAGCGCGGCCGGTGCCTTTCTGACGCCACGGGCGCTTGCCGCCACCAGCCACGTCGGAACGGGTCTTCTGCTGCTTGGTGCCCTGACGGCCGCCGGCCATGTAGGCCACGACTGCTTGGTGTACCAGCGTCTCGTTGAATTCGCCACCGAAAGTCAGTTCGGAAACTTCGATCGCCTGAGCGTCATTTACATTAAGTTGCATGTCAGTTTCCCCTTAACCGCGAGCCTTGACAGCTGGACGCACAACCACGTCGCCGCCAGTAGCGCCTGGAACGGCACCCTTGATCAGCAGCAGGTTGCGTTCTGCGTCTACGCGTACTACTTCCAGGGACTGAACAGTCACGCGCTCGGCGCCCATGTGACCGGACATCTTCTTGCCCTTGAATACACGACCAGGAGTCTGGCACTGGCCGATGGAGCCAGGGACACGGTGCGATACGGAGTTACCGTGGGTATTGTCTTGACCACGGAAGTTCCAACGCTTGATGGTACCGGCGAAGCCTTTACCTTTGGACTGACCGGTTACGTCTACCAGCTGGCCTGCAGTGAAGAGTTCAGCTTTGATCAGATCGCCAGCCTGGAAATCGCCTTCTTCAAGACGGAACTCCCAAACACCGCGACCAGCGGCAACGTTAGCCTTGGCGAAGTGACCTGCCTGAGCGGCAGTCACGCGCGAAGCACGACGCTCGCCGACAGTGACTTGCACTGCGCGGTAGCCATCGGTTTCTTCAGTTTTGAACTGGGTGACACGATTCGGCTCGATCTCGATGACCGTGACCGGAATGGAGACACCTTCTTCGGTGAAAATGCGGGTCATACCGCACTTGCGACCGACTACACCAATAGTCATGTTGTAAACCTCATGAGTGTACGGGGCTTTCACCCGCTATGGCCGCCCATTTCAGAGCGTTACACGACTCAGACCGAAGTCTTAGCCGAGGCTGATCTGTACTTCCACGCCTGCCGCAAGGTCAAGCTTCATCAGCGCGTCAACGGTTTTATCCGTTGGCTGGACGATGTCCAGAACACGCTTATGAGTGCGGATCTCGTACTGGTCACGCGCGTCTTTGTTGACGTGCGGGGAAACCAGAACGGTGAAACGCTCTTTGCGGGTTGGCAGTGGAATTGGACCACGCACTTGTGCACCAGTACGTTTCGCGGTTTCCACGATTTCCTGGGTGGATTGGTCGATCAGGCGATGGTCAAAAGCCTTCAACCTGATACGGATTTGCTGATTTTGCATTGGATTTCAGACTCCAGGCTGTTCCCATCGGGCGCACTACGCCCGTTAAAAGGAGGCGTGATTCTATAGACGCCCCAATTTAGTGTCAACCCAATAAAAAAAGCCCCCGCTGAGCGGGGGCTTTTTCAATCGACCGAGTGATTACTCGATGATTTTAGCTACGACGCCGGCGCCGACGGTACGACCGCCTTCACGGATAGCGAAGCGCAGACCGTCTTCCATTGCGATGGTCTTGATCAGGGTGACAGTCATCTGAATGTTGTCACCTGGCATTACCATCTCAACGCCTTCCGGCAGTTCGCAGTTACCGGTCACGTCAGTGGTACGGAAGTAGAACTGAGGACGGTAGCCTTTGAAGAACGGAGTGTGACGACCGCCTTCTTCCTTCGACAGAACGTAGACTTCTGCGGTGAACTTGGTGTGCGGCTTGACCGAACCTGGCTTGACCAGAACCTGGCCACGCTCAACTTCGTCACGCTTGGTGCCGCGCAGCAGGACGCCGCAGTTCTCGCCAGCACGACCTTCGTCCAGCAGCTTGCGGAACATCTCAACGCCGGTGCAGGTGGTGGTGGTGGTTGGACGCAGACCAACGATTTCCAGGGCGTCTTGAACGCGGACGATACCACGCTCGATACGACCGGTAACAACGGTACCACGACCCGAGATCGAGAAGACGTCTTCGATCGGCATCAGGAACGGCTGGTCAACGGCACGAACTGGCTCAGGGATGTAGGCATCCAGAGTTTCAACCAGCTTCTTGACAGCGCTGGTACCCATTTCGTTGTCGTCTTTGCCTTCCAGAGCCATACGAGCCGAACCGATGATGATCGGAGTGTCGTCGCCTGGGAAGTCGTAGGTGGACAGCAGGTCGCGAACTTCCATCTCGACCAGTTCCAGCAGCTCAGCGTCGTCTACCAGGTCAGCCTTGTTCAGGAAGACCACGATGTACGGAACGCCAACCTGACGGGACAGCAGGATGTGCTCACGGGTTTGCGGCATCGGACCATCGGCGGCCGAGCAAACCAGGATCGCGCCGTCCATCTGGGCAGCACCGGTGATCATGTTCTTCACGTAGTCAGCGTGACCTGGGCAGTCAACGTGAGCGTAGTGACGAATGTTCGAGTTGTACTCGACGTGAGCGGTGTTGATGGTGATACCGCGTGCTTTTTCTTCTGGAGCCGAGTCGATCTTGTCGAACTCAACGACGGCCGAACCGAAAACTTCGGAGCAGACGCGAGTCAGAGCTGCAGTCAGAGTGGTCTTACCGTGGTCAACGTGGCCGATGGTGCCGACGTTAACGTGGGGAAGGGAACGATCAAATTTTTCTTTAGCCACGACAGTGAACCTCTTGCCTAAAGGGGATTAGCCTTGTTTTTTAACGAGCGCTTCGACGATGTTCGACGGAGCTTCGGCGTATTTGGAGAATTCCATGGAGTAGCTTGCGCGACCCTGAGACATGGAACGAACGTCGGTTGCGTAACCGAACATCTCTCCGAGCGGAACTTCAGCACGAACGACACGGCCAGAGACCGAATCTTCCATACCCTGGACCAGACCACGACGACGGTTCAGGTCACCCATCACGTCACCCAGGTAGTCTTCCGGAGTTAC
Protein-coding regions in this window:
- the rplP gene encoding 50S ribosomal protein L16; the encoded protein is MLQPKRTKFRKQMTGHNRGLALRGSKVSFGEFALKAVARGRLTARQIESARRALTRHVKRGGKIWIRVFPDKPVTKKPLEVRMGKGKGSVEYWVAQIQPGKVLYEIEGVSEELAREAFALAAAKLPLATSFVKRTVM
- the rpsC gene encoding 30S ribosomal protein S3, whose translation is MGQKVHPTGIRLGIVKEHTSVWYADGATYADYLLKDLKTREYLQDKLKSASVSRIDIHRPAQTARITIHTARPGIVIGKKGEDVEKLRQDLTKQMGVPVHINIEEIRKPELDAMLVAQSVAQQLERRVMFRRAMKRAVQNAMRIGAKGIKIQVSGRLGGAEIARTEWYREGRVPLHTLRADIDYNTYEAHTTYGVIGVKVWIFKGEVIGGRQEELKPQAPAPRKKAAK
- the rplN gene encoding 50S ribosomal protein L14, with translation MIQTQSMLDVADNSGARRVMCIKVLGGSHRRYAGIGDIIKVTVKEAIPRGKVKKGQVMTAVVVRTRHGVRRADGSIIRFDGNAAVLLNTKQEPIGTRIFGPVTRELRTEKFMKIVSLAPEVL
- the rplC gene encoding 50S ribosomal protein L3, which gives rise to MTIGVVGRKCGMTRIFTEEGVSIPVTVIEIEPNRVTQFKTEETDGYRAVQVTVGERRASRVTAAQAGHFAKANVAAGRGVWEFRLEEGDFQAGDLIKAELFTAGQLVDVTGQSKGKGFAGTIKRWNFRGQDNTHGNSVSHRVPGSIGQCQTPGRVFKGKKMSGHMGAERVTVQSLEVVRVDAERNLLLIKGAVPGATGGDVVVRPAVKARG
- the rplW gene encoding 50S ribosomal protein L23, which codes for MNQERVFKVLLGPHVSEKATVLAEKKGQFVFKVATDATKLEIKKAVEGLFNVKVENVSTVNVLGKTKRTARGLGKRNDWKKAIVSLQPGQDLDFSSSAE
- the rplF gene encoding 50S ribosomal protein L6 produces the protein MSRVAKNPVKLPAGVEVKFAGQQLSVKGAKGTLELNVHSSVEVTEESGELRFAARNGDQQARAMAGTTRALVNNMVQGVSQGFERKLQLIGVGYKAQAKGTVLNLALGFSHPVDYELPAGITAETPSQTDILIKGIDKQLVGQVAAEIRDFRPPEPYKGKGVRYADEVVRRKEAKKK
- the rpmC gene encoding 50S ribosomal protein L29; protein product: MKANELREKSAQQLNEQLLGLLRDQFNLRMQKATGQLGQSHLLSQVKRDIARVKTVLNQQAGK
- the rplE gene encoding 50S ribosomal protein L5, with translation MARLKEIYRNEIAPKLKEELKLANVMEVPRVTKITLNMGLGEAVGDKKVIENAVADLEKITGQKAVVTFARKSIAGFKVREGWPIGVKVTLRRDRMYEFLDRLLAISLPRVRDFRGLNAKSFDGRGNYSMGVKEQIIFPEIDYDKIDALRGLDITLTTTARTDDEGRALLRAFKFPFRN
- the rplB gene encoding 50S ribosomal protein L2, which translates into the protein MAIVKCKPTSPGRRFVVKVVNKELHKGAPHAPLIEKKSKSGGRNNNGRITTRHVGGGHKQHYRLVDFRRNDKDGIPATVERIEYDPNRTAHIALLCYADGERRYIIAPKGVAAGDQLIAGALAPIKAGNSLQLRNIPVGSTIHGIELKPGKGAQIARSAGASAQLIAREGAYVTLRLRSGEMRKVLAECRATLGEVSNSEHSLRSLGKAGAKRWRGVRPTVRGVAMNPVDHPHGGGEGRTSGGRHPVSPWGFPTKGAKTRGNKRTDNMIVRRRK
- the rpsQ gene encoding 30S ribosomal protein S17, which codes for MAEAEKTVRTLTGRVVSDKMDKTITVLIERRVKHPIYGKYVKRSTKLHAHDETNQCKIGDKVSIRETRPLAKTKSWALVEVIERAVEV
- the rplV gene encoding 50S ribosomal protein L22; protein product: MEVAAKLSGARISAQKARLVADQIRGKKVGEALNLLAFSSKKAAEIMKKVLESAVANAEHNEGADVDDLKVSTVFVNEGRSLKRIMPRAKGRADRIVKRSCHITVKVADK
- the rplD gene encoding 50S ribosomal protein L4, translating into MQLNVNDAQAIEVSELTFGGEFNETLVHQAVVAYMAGGRQGTKQQKTRSDVAGGGKRPWRQKGTGRARAGTTRGPIWRGGGVTFAARPQDHSQKLNKKMYRAALRSILSELVRSERLVVVQDFAVEAPKTKDLLNKLNGMGLNDVLIVSDAVDQNLYLAARNLPHVDVRDVQGSDPVSLIAYEKVLITVSAVKKFEELLG
- the rpsE gene encoding 30S ribosomal protein S5, which produces MANNDQKRDEGYIEKLVQVNRVAKTVKGGRIFTFTALTVVGDGKGRVGFGRGKSREVPAAIQKAMEAARRNMIQVDLKGTTLQYATKAAHGASKVYMQPASEGTGIIAGGAMRAVLEVAGVQNVLAKCYGSTNPVNVVYATFKGLKAMQSPESIAAKRGKSVEEII
- the rpsN gene encoding 30S ribosomal protein S14, whose amino-acid sequence is MAKKSMKNRELKRQLTVAKYAKKRAELKATIVNLNASPEERFAAVVALQKQPRDASASRLRNRCRLTGRPHGVYRKFGLGRNMLRQAAMRGDVPGLVKASW
- the rpsJ gene encoding 30S ribosomal protein S10 is translated as MQNQQIRIRLKAFDHRLIDQSTQEIVETAKRTGAQVRGPIPLPTRKERFTVLVSPHVNKDARDQYEIRTHKRVLDIVQPTDKTVDALMKLDLAAGVEVQISLG
- the tuf gene encoding elongation factor Tu: MAKEKFDRSLPHVNVGTIGHVDHGKTTLTAALTRVCSEVFGSAVVEFDKIDSAPEEKARGITINTAHVEYNSNIRHYAHVDCPGHADYVKNMITGAAQMDGAILVCSAADGPMPQTREHILLSRQVGVPYIVVFLNKADLVDDAELLELVEMEVRDLLSTYDFPGDDTPIIIGSARMALEGKDDNEMGTSAVKKLVETLDAYIPEPVRAVDQPFLMPIEDVFSISGRGTVVTGRIERGIVRVQDALEIVGLRPTTTTTCTGVEMFRKLLDEGRAGENCGVLLRGTKRDEVERGQVLVKPGSVKPHTKFTAEVYVLSKEEGGRHTPFFKGYRPQFYFRTTDVTGNCELPEGVEMVMPGDNIQMTVTLIKTIAMEDGLRFAIREGGRTVGAGVVAKIIE
- the rpsH gene encoding 30S ribosomal protein S8 — encoded protein: MSMQDPLADMLTRIRNAQMAEKSVVSMPSSTLKVAVAKVLKDEGYIAGYQVTGEAKPSLSIELKYFEGRPVIEELKRSSRPGLRQYKSVAELPKVRGGLGVSIVSTNKGVMTDRAARAAGVGGEVLCTVF
- the rplR gene encoding 50S ribosomal protein L18, which codes for MTDKKVTRLRRARKARLKMHELEAVRLCVFRSSQHIYAQVISADGSKVLASASTLDKELRDGATGNIDAATKVGKLVAERAKAAGVSQVAFDRSGFKYHGRVKALADAAREGGLEF
- the rpsS gene encoding 30S ribosomal protein S19 — translated: MPRSLKKGPFIDLHLLKKIEVAVEKNDRKPVKTWSRRSMILPQMVGLTIAVHNGRQHVPVLVNEDMVGHKLGEFAGTRTYRGHVADKKAKR
- the rplX gene encoding 50S ribosomal protein L24 — translated: MQKIRRDDEIIVIAGKDKGKRGKVLKVLADNRLVVGGVNLVKRHTKPNPMAGVQGGIVEKEAPLHASNVAIFNGETNKADRVGFKVEDGKKIRVFKSTQKAVDA